A window of Pusillimonas sp. T7-7 contains these coding sequences:
- a CDS encoding uroporphyrinogen-III synthase, translating into MSASAISARVVLTRPQGKNESLARRLAAADLPALLLPALRIQPLSPDPAGLATPDDYDLIVFVSGHAAQFYLQALARRSSGDPWPAHTLAATVGVASARSLKDNSCIPPEQIVHPEPGSRQDSESLWRLLESRLGSMKRVLIVRGATGREWLGSKLQEAGLEVHRQAMYERIPEQWSPIQAGRLEQALNGTSPCVFLLTSGESVDAVFDNVRRLGLEHAWRQARFVVIHERVARRLQSTFQASGKVEPPMVKISQPDDDSIFQMITLAASL; encoded by the coding sequence GTGTCGGCATCGGCTATAAGCGCTCGTGTCGTACTGACACGGCCGCAAGGAAAAAACGAATCCCTGGCCAGGCGCCTTGCCGCAGCTGATTTGCCGGCTTTGCTGTTGCCGGCATTACGCATCCAGCCTTTGTCGCCCGATCCGGCCGGGCTTGCCACGCCTGACGATTACGATCTTATTGTCTTTGTCAGCGGGCATGCCGCGCAGTTCTATTTGCAGGCACTGGCCAGGCGCAGCAGCGGCGATCCATGGCCAGCCCATACTTTGGCTGCAACAGTTGGCGTCGCCAGCGCCCGCAGTCTGAAAGACAATTCCTGTATTCCACCTGAACAAATCGTGCATCCGGAGCCGGGCAGCCGCCAGGATTCTGAAAGTCTGTGGCGTTTGCTTGAGTCTCGTCTTGGATCCATGAAACGTGTGCTGATCGTTCGCGGCGCCACCGGACGGGAATGGTTGGGCTCAAAGTTGCAAGAGGCCGGTCTGGAGGTACACAGGCAGGCCATGTATGAACGGATACCCGAGCAATGGAGCCCCATTCAGGCCGGGCGGCTTGAGCAAGCGCTAAACGGAACAAGCCCATGTGTGTTCTTGCTGACCAGTGGCGAAAGTGTGGACGCGGTATTCGATAATGTACGCCGATTGGGTCTCGAGCACGCCTGGCGGCAAGCGCGCTTTGTAGTCATCCATGAACGTGTTGCCAGACGTTTACAATCAACATTTCAGGCATCTGGTAAGGTAGAGCCACCGATGGTAAAAATAAGCCAGCCGGACGATGACTCCATTTTTCAGATGATCACGCTGGCCGCATCGCTTTGA